The genomic window GCCGCTGAACAGGGTGTCAATGGCGGTTATGCGATGAAAGTGCCGTTAAAAGGTCTGACTCTCTACAGGATATTTGAAATAATGGAAGGCAAACAAGCGGTTACCCCGTGTCTCTTAGGCGAAATTGAATGTGCCGGTAATCATAAAAAATGTAAATTTAGAACCATGACAGCAAAATTAAATAAAGAAATTATAAAGACCCTCCAGCAAGTGAAAATCTCGGCCGTATAAATGGTATAACTATGTTGCCAAAGGCCAAAAAAACAAGAGAGGTATATCTGGATCATGCCGCCACGACATATGTTGAACCGGCGGTTTTTTCAGCTATGAAGCCGTTTTTAACCGAACATTTTGGCAACCCCTCGGCTTTGTATCACATCGGCCGGTTTGCCAACAAAGCCATAACCGACGCTCGCAAAAAAGTGGCTGAACTTATTCATGCTTTACCGGAGAACATTCTTTTTACCGGCAGCGGTACCGAATCTGACAACATGGCCATTTATGGCATTGCCAAAGCCCACCAACATCGCGGTAAACACATTATCTCCACTCCAATTGAACATCACGCCGTGCTTGGCCCGCTTGAGGATTTAAAAAAGCAGGGCTGGGAAATTACCTATGTCCCGGTAGATAAATTCGGTATTGTTTCCGCCCAGGATATCATCAAAGCCATCCGTCCGGACACAGTTTTAATTTCCGTAATGTTTGCCAACAACGAAATGGGCGCGATAGAACCGATTGATGAAATTGGCCGGGAACTTTTGAAATACAGAAAAACAAATAACACACCGTATCCGTTTTTTCATACTGATGCCTGTCAGGCCTCCGGATTTTTAAATTTAGACGTAGAAAAATTACACGTTGATTTAATGACTTTAAACGGCAGTAAAATTTACGGGCCAAAAGGAATTGGTATGTTGTATTTGCGCCGGGGTGTGCAAATAAAACCGATTATTTTAGGCGGCGGGCAGGAACGAAAACTGCGATCCGGAACTGAAAATGTGGCCAGTATTGTTGGTTTTGCCAAAGCCCTGGAACTGGTCCAAGCCAATAAAGAAAAAGAGAGTAAACGTTTACAGGATTTGGTAAAATATTTATGGAATAAAATTCAAAAAGAAATAACTGATGTGAAGTTAAACGGTCCGGAAATAGGGGACAGCCGGTTGCCAAACAACTTAAACGTCACTTTTATGGATGTGGAAGGCGAGGCCTTGCTGCTGTATTTGGACGAATATGGAATCATGTGTTCAACCGGTTCGGCCTGCACTTCAGAATCATTGGAGCCGTCGCATGTCTTAACCGCCATGGGTTTGGCTTATGAATACGCGCACGGCAGTTTGCGCTTTACTTTTGGTCACTCTAACAACAAAGAGGATGTTGATTATTTAATGAAGTATTTGCCTTTGATTGTAAAAACTTTGCGAGAAATTTCACCGGTTCATTTAAAACAACAGCAACACGCCAAATACAAATAGAGGCGAACCATAATAATATGCCAAAAAAAACCATCAAAAAACAAAATCTAAAAGAAGAAGTTGACATCCGCGCGAGTGGCGGCGGCGGCTGGGTTTATTCTGATATTGTCAAGGATCATTTTTTCAATCCGCGCAACTTCATGCATTATGGCGAAGAAGAAAAGTTTAAATATAACGGCATGGGTCGGGTCGGCTCTCCGGCTTGCGGCGATGAGATGGTGTTGTGGTTAAATATTGACCCAAAAACAGAAAAAATTAAAGATTGCCGCTGGCGAACTTTTGGCTGTGGCAGTGCCATTGCCTCTACCTCAGTTATGAGTGAAATGATCACTGAAAAAGGCGGTATGAAAATTGACAATGCCCTTAATTTAAAACCGCAGGATATTTTGG from Patescibacteria group bacterium includes these protein-coding regions:
- a CDS encoding iron-sulfur cluster assembly scaffold protein; translated protein: MPKKTIKKQNLKEEVDIRASGGGGWVYSDIVKDHFFNPRNFMHYGEEEKFKYNGMGRVGSPACGDEMVLWLNIDPKTEKIKDCRWRTFGCGSAIASTSVMSEMITEKGGMKIDNALNLKPQDILARLGGLPDRKIHCSVLGDKALQAAINDYFRKTGQHQRVLTAGAKIIDHKLNITDKDIEEAVLEGAHTLEDVQKKLKVGVGDPKAIPDIEELIRFYTEKYCLE
- a CDS encoding cysteine desulfurase family protein, which codes for MLPKAKKTREVYLDHAATTYVEPAVFSAMKPFLTEHFGNPSALYHIGRFANKAITDARKKVAELIHALPENILFTGSGTESDNMAIYGIAKAHQHRGKHIISTPIEHHAVLGPLEDLKKQGWEITYVPVDKFGIVSAQDIIKAIRPDTVLISVMFANNEMGAIEPIDEIGRELLKYRKTNNTPYPFFHTDACQASGFLNLDVEKLHVDLMTLNGSKIYGPKGIGMLYLRRGVQIKPIILGGGQERKLRSGTENVASIVGFAKALELVQANKEKESKRLQDLVKYLWNKIQKEITDVKLNGPEIGDSRLPNNLNVTFMDVEGEALLLYLDEYGIMCSTGSACTSESLEPSHVLTAMGLAYEYAHGSLRFTFGHSNNKEDVDYLMKYLPLIVKTLREISPVHLKQQQHAKYK
- a CDS encoding Rrf2 family transcriptional regulator is translated as MFSLKRETDYAVQLIKYLSGKGGKKFKSLKDFSKESEISFWFLQKIARKLNLAGIIAAEQGVNGGYAMKVPLKGLTLYRIFEIMEGKQAVTPCLLGEIECAGNHKKCKFRTMTAKLNKEIIKTLQQVKISAV